In one Brevibacillus composti genomic region, the following are encoded:
- a CDS encoding MmcQ/YjbR family DNA-binding protein, translated as MEELRSYCLGKKGATEDFPFGHDVHVMKVGGKMFALLTANENGVQIGLKCEPDLADALRQQYPAIVPGYHLNQRHWITVTVDGSIPEPELLGLIDLSYHLVDQGLTRVIKHQIDAL; from the coding sequence ATGGAAGAACTTCGATCCTACTGCCTCGGCAAAAAAGGGGCGACGGAGGATTTTCCCTTTGGCCATGATGTCCACGTCATGAAAGTAGGCGGCAAGATGTTTGCCCTGCTGACTGCAAATGAAAATGGCGTCCAGATCGGTCTCAAATGCGAGCCGGATCTGGCGGATGCCCTGCGGCAGCAGTATCCGGCCATCGTGCCGGGCTACCACCTCAATCAGCGGCATTGGATTACCGTCACTGTAGACGGCAGTATCCCGGAGCCGGAACTGCTCGGCTTGATCGACTTATCCTATCATTTGGTTGATCAGGGACTGACAAGAGTGATCAAGCATCAGATAGACGCGTTGTGA
- a CDS encoding NUDIX hydrolase, producing the protein MNDYVAAMRAKIGQDTLLTVGCGFILEDEAGRILLQRRRHVDIWVIPGGIMELGEFVLDAALREVKEETNLTVLQPELFGIYSGPEGLAAYENGDKVFSLQIIFYSRHYEGTLKQTADDESAMHAFFHRDELPDNLNPHQARFILDWARGANTPVIR; encoded by the coding sequence GTGAATGATTACGTGGCTGCGATGAGAGCCAAGATCGGGCAGGATACTCTGCTGACGGTCGGCTGCGGATTTATCCTGGAGGATGAGGCGGGGAGGATTCTCCTGCAGCGGAGAAGGCACGTCGATATCTGGGTGATTCCCGGCGGCATTATGGAACTGGGTGAATTCGTTCTGGACGCCGCTTTGAGAGAAGTGAAGGAAGAGACGAATCTGACAGTTCTCCAGCCGGAGCTCTTTGGCATCTATTCCGGTCCGGAGGGGCTCGCTGCCTATGAAAATGGCGACAAGGTTTTCAGTCTGCAGATCATTTTTTATTCCCGGCACTATGAGGGTACGCTGAAGCAAACGGCGGACGACGAGAGCGCCATGCATGCCTTTTTCCACAGAGATGAGCTGCCGGACAATCTTAATCCGCATCAAGCCCGGTTCATTCTAGACTGGGCTCGGGGGGCAAATACCCCGGTCATCCGTTGA
- a CDS encoding MmcQ/YjbR family DNA-binding protein codes for MEHHKAIASPEGMKLLGQVRDICRRFPEVSERVDAFGHTSFRVGDKPFVIMGESGGTASLSIKTHLHTQELLLHQGGYTKTPYVGHHGWVTVQEGGPYHWPEIESLIEEGYLRTASKRLVKAYQSQEGMAP; via the coding sequence ATGGAACATCACAAAGCGATCGCTTCCCCAGAGGGTATGAAGCTGCTTGGACAGGTACGGGATATTTGTCGGCGTTTCCCTGAAGTCAGCGAACGTGTCGATGCCTTTGGTCATACGTCTTTTCGCGTTGGGGACAAGCCTTTTGTGATCATGGGTGAAAGCGGCGGGACCGCTTCGCTCTCGATTAAGACCCATTTGCATACCCAGGAACTCCTGCTTCATCAGGGAGGCTACACAAAAACCCCTTATGTGGGCCACCATGGCTGGGTGACCGTACAAGAGGGGGGGCCCTATCACTGGCCGGAAATCGAAAGTCTGATCGAAGAGGGCTATCTTCGAACCGCATCCAAACGACTGGTGAAAGCGTATCAAAGCCAAGAGGGGATGGCCCCCTAG
- a CDS encoding YwaF family protein: MSPYFSRQPSGEPFVPYSLSHVVVLVLFAAAIFALYRARQNIRAPLANGLIRYSLAGFLLLSEVAVQSWQILTENWTLAYSLPLQLCSISLLLSVIMLLTYSYRVYEITYFLGLGGASQAMLTPDLLYPYPHFIFFHFFLAHAAIILACLFMTWVEEYRPTLRSMWKAFGFLNLLLPFVLWVNHVTGGNYMFISRKPLHPSLLDYLGPYPWYILSLEGVAILLFLLLYLPHRLRKKNLHKPTQTDAAL; the protein is encoded by the coding sequence ATGTCTCCATATTTTTCCCGCCAACCCAGCGGAGAGCCCTTTGTTCCCTATTCGCTCTCCCATGTCGTGGTGCTGGTATTATTCGCGGCAGCCATCTTCGCGCTCTATCGGGCGCGTCAGAACATTCGGGCGCCGCTCGCAAACGGACTGATCCGCTATTCGCTGGCCGGTTTCTTGCTCCTGTCGGAAGTCGCCGTGCAGTCGTGGCAAATCCTGACGGAGAATTGGACGCTCGCCTATTCGCTGCCCTTGCAGCTCTGCAGCATCTCTCTGCTTCTGTCTGTCATCATGCTCCTGACTTATTCGTACCGCGTCTACGAAATTACCTATTTCCTGGGGCTGGGCGGCGCCTCTCAGGCGATGTTGACGCCCGACTTGCTCTACCCGTACCCCCATTTTATCTTTTTCCATTTTTTCCTGGCCCATGCGGCCATCATCCTGGCTTGCCTGTTCATGACCTGGGTGGAGGAATACCGTCCCACCCTTCGTTCGATGTGGAAGGCGTTTGGCTTTTTAAATCTGCTGCTGCCCTTTGTCCTCTGGGTCAATCACGTCACCGGCGGCAACTACATGTTTATCTCGCGAAAACCGCTCCATCCCAGTCTGCTTGATTACCTCGGGCCGTACCCTTGGTATATTCTTTCATTAGAAGGCGTCGCGATCTTGCTCTTCCTGCTGCTGTACCTGCCTCATCGCTTGCGCAAAAAGAATCTGCACAAGCCAACGCAGACAGACGCCGCCCTCTAG
- a CDS encoding DUF952 domain-containing protein produces MEIIYCLVPKHYWEKWAENEYYLPRDYEQEGFIHATKGDDLLTKVAGRVYGDTNDELYVLVIDEQKVTAPIKYEKAKDGLLYPHIYGKLNTDAIAEIRQMVKIDGKWAIGDRVDSHT; encoded by the coding sequence ATGGAGATTATCTATTGTCTGGTGCCGAAACACTATTGGGAGAAATGGGCCGAAAACGAATACTATCTGCCGCGCGATTACGAACAGGAGGGCTTTATCCATGCCACCAAGGGCGACGATCTGCTGACCAAGGTAGCGGGCCGCGTCTACGGTGACACGAACGATGAGCTGTATGTGCTGGTGATCGATGAGCAAAAGGTGACAGCTCCGATCAAATACGAAAAGGCCAAGGACGGTCTCCTCTATCCGCATATTTACGGCAAACTGAATACAGATGCCATCGCCGAGATCCGGCAGATGGTAAAAATCGACGGCAAATGGGCCATCGGCGATCGCGTAGACAGCCATACATAA
- the tlp gene encoding small acid-soluble spore protein Tlp, translating into MAKPDNRSDNVDKLQNMIENSMENIRETRDYLKAHAGEISAEEKASLEQKNERREESIEGFRSEIKDEISDRM; encoded by the coding sequence ATGGCCAAACCTGACAATCGCTCGGACAATGTGGACAAACTGCAAAACATGATCGAGAACAGCATGGAAAACATCCGGGAAACCCGTGATTACCTGAAGGCGCATGCAGGTGAAATCTCTGCCGAAGAGAAAGCCAGCCTGGAGCAGAAGAACGAGCGCCGGGAAGAAAGCATCGAAGGCTTTCGCTCCGAGATCAAGGATGAGATTTCTGACAGGATGTAG
- the mnmA gene encoding tRNA 2-thiouridine(34) synthase MnmA codes for MKRPEDTRVVVGMSGGVDSSVTAYLLKQQGYDVIGIFMKNWDDTDEFGHCTAEEDFQDVRRVCDQIGIPYYTVNFEKEYMEKVFQYFLDEYRRGRTPNPDVMCNREIKFGELLAKVMDLGADYIATGHYAQVKFLDGEYKLLRGKDTNKDQTYFLNALNQNQLSKTMFPIGHLSKPEVREIAIQAGLATAKKKDSTGICFIGERNFREFLQNYLPARPGDIESVDGDVIGRHDGLMYYTLGQRQGLGIGGGHGKTGQPWFVVDKDLERNVLIVAEGSDHPRMYSTSLISTDVNWISDKKPTSSFACTAKFRYRQPDQQVTVHLREDQTVEVVFDQPQKAVTPGQAVVFYNGEECLGGGTIDQVRPMVTGK; via the coding sequence ATGAAAAGACCAGAAGATACACGTGTCGTCGTCGGCATGTCTGGAGGGGTCGATTCTTCCGTGACAGCCTACCTGTTAAAGCAACAGGGGTATGATGTGATCGGCATCTTCATGAAAAACTGGGACGATACCGACGAATTCGGCCACTGCACAGCGGAAGAAGACTTTCAAGACGTCAGACGCGTATGCGATCAAATCGGCATTCCGTACTATACAGTCAATTTTGAAAAAGAATACATGGAAAAGGTATTCCAGTACTTCCTCGACGAATACCGCCGGGGACGTACGCCCAATCCGGATGTCATGTGCAACCGGGAGATCAAATTTGGCGAGCTGCTCGCCAAGGTAATGGATTTGGGCGCCGACTATATCGCGACAGGCCATTATGCTCAGGTGAAGTTCCTGGACGGCGAGTACAAGCTGCTCCGCGGCAAAGACACCAACAAGGACCAGACCTATTTTCTCAACGCCTTGAATCAAAACCAGCTCTCCAAAACGATGTTCCCCATCGGCCATTTGAGCAAGCCGGAGGTGCGGGAGATCGCGATTCAAGCGGGACTCGCCACAGCGAAGAAAAAAGACAGCACAGGGATTTGCTTTATCGGGGAGCGCAACTTCCGCGAGTTTTTGCAAAACTACTTGCCTGCAAGGCCCGGAGACATCGAATCCGTGGACGGGGATGTCATCGGCCGGCACGACGGGCTGATGTACTACACGCTCGGACAGCGGCAAGGCCTCGGGATCGGCGGCGGGCATGGCAAGACGGGACAGCCGTGGTTTGTGGTAGACAAAGACCTGGAGCGCAATGTGCTGATCGTGGCAGAGGGTTCGGATCATCCGCGGATGTATTCGACCAGTCTCATCTCCACGGACGTCAACTGGATCAGCGACAAGAAACCGACCTCGTCGTTTGCCTGCACAGCCAAATTCCGTTACCGCCAGCCTGATCAGCAGGTGACGGTGCATCTTCGCGAGGACCAGACAGTGGAAGTCGTCTTTGACCAGCCGCAAAAGGCGGTTACACCCGGACAAGCCGTCGTCTTCTACAACGGCGAAGAATGTTTGGGCGGAGGAACCATTGACCAGGTGAGACCCATGGTCACCGGGAAATAA
- a CDS encoding ACT domain-containing protein, which yields MSNEEDLRELARLIRKLEPKEQDRSITILAHENRELIAQALRQGLEGEVPVVTSSGEYANHLATVRIGENKYTIAQDWRDVYISEINYCPCRIPPRSHGLLVYHMDYPGVIYDVSRILADNRINISKLNVSREQKGKNALLISVTDEEISAEVAAAMETLPQITKVVSLQ from the coding sequence TTGTCAAACGAAGAAGATCTGCGCGAATTGGCTCGCCTGATCCGCAAGCTGGAACCGAAAGAGCAAGACCGCTCCATCACCATCCTGGCCCATGAAAACAGGGAGCTGATCGCACAGGCGCTCAGACAGGGGCTGGAGGGGGAAGTGCCCGTTGTGACCAGCTCGGGGGAGTACGCCAATCATCTGGCGACCGTGCGCATCGGGGAGAACAAGTATACGATCGCCCAGGACTGGCGTGACGTCTACATCAGCGAAATTAATTACTGCCCGTGCCGAATCCCGCCGCGCTCACATGGGCTGCTGGTATACCATATGGATTACCCGGGTGTCATTTACGATGTGTCGCGCATTTTGGCCGATAATCGCATCAATATCTCCAAGCTGAACGTATCCCGCGAACAGAAGGGGAAAAACGCTCTGCTCATCTCGGTGACGGATGAGGAGATCAGCGCGGAGGTGGCGGCCGCGATGGAAACGCTGCCGCAAATTACAAAAGTGGTTTCTTTGCAATAA